In a genomic window of Nomascus leucogenys isolate Asia chromosome 4, Asia_NLE_v1, whole genome shotgun sequence:
- the MS4A1 gene encoding B-lymphocyte antigen CD20 isoform X1, producing the protein MTTPRNSVNGTFPAEPMKGPIAMQPGPKPLFRRMSSLVGPTQSFFMRESKALGAVQIMNGLFHIALGGLLMIPAGIYAPICVTVWYPLWGGIMYIISGSLLAATEKNSRKCLVKGKMIMNSLSLFAAISGMILSIMDILNIKISHFLKMESLNFIRAHTPYINIYNCEPANPSEKNSPSTQYCYSIQSLFLGILSVMLIFAFFQELVIAGIVENEWKRTCSRSKSNVVLLSAEEKKEQTIEIKEEVVGLTETSSQPKNEEDIEIIPIQEEEEEETETNFPEPPQDQESSPIENDSSP; encoded by the exons ATGACAACACCCAGAAATTCAGTAAATGGGACTTTCCCGGCAGAGCCAATGAAAGGCCCTATTGCTATGCAACCTGGTCCAAAACCACTCTTCAGGAGGATGTCTTCGCTGGTGGGCCCCACGCAAAGCTTCTTCATGAGGGAATCTAAGGCTTTGGGG GCTGTCCAGATTATGAATGGGCTCTTCCACATTGCCCTGGGGGGTCTTCTGATGATCCCAGCAGGGATCTATGCACCCATCTGTGTGACTGTGTGGTACCCTCTCTGGGGAGGCATTATG TATATTATTTCCGGATCACTCCTGGCAGCAACGGAGAAAAACTCCAGGAAGTGTTTG GTCAAAGGAAAAATGATAATGAATTCATTGAGCCTCTTTGCTGCCATTTCTGGAATGATTCTTTCAATCATGGACatacttaatattaaaatttcccattttttaaaaatggagagtCTGAATTTTATTAGAGCTCATACACCATATATTAACATATACAACTGTGAACCAGCTAATCCCTCTGAGAAAAACTCTCCATCTACCCAATACTGTTACAGCATACAATCTCTGTTCTTG GGCATTTTGTCAGTGATGCTGATCTTTGCCTTCTTCCAGGAACTTGTAATAGCTGGCATTGTTGAGAATGAATGGAAAAGAACATGCTCCAGATCCAAATCT aacGTAGTTCTCCTGtcagctgaagaaaaaaaagaacagaccattgaaataaaagaagaagtgGTTGGGCTAACTGAAACATCTTCCCAACCAAAGAATGAAGAAGAcattgaaattattccaatccaagaagaggaagaagaagaaacagagacaaaCTTTCCAGAACCCCCCCAAGATCAGGAATCCTCACCAATAGAAAATGACAGCTCTCCTTAA
- the MS4A1 gene encoding B-lymphocyte antigen CD20 isoform X2, whose translation MTTPRNSVNGTFPAEPMKGPIAMQPGPKPLFRRMSSLVGPTQSFFMRESKALGAVQIMNGLFHIALGGLLMIPAGIYAPICVTVWYPLWGGIMYIISGSLLAATEKNSRKCLVKGKMIMNSLSLFAAISGMILSIMDILNIKISHFLKMESLNFIRAHTPYINIYNCEPANPSEKNSPSTQYCYSIQSLFLELVIAGIVENEWKRTCSRSKSNVVLLSAEEKKEQTIEIKEEVVGLTETSSQPKNEEDIEIIPIQEEEEEETETNFPEPPQDQESSPIENDSSP comes from the exons ATGACAACACCCAGAAATTCAGTAAATGGGACTTTCCCGGCAGAGCCAATGAAAGGCCCTATTGCTATGCAACCTGGTCCAAAACCACTCTTCAGGAGGATGTCTTCGCTGGTGGGCCCCACGCAAAGCTTCTTCATGAGGGAATCTAAGGCTTTGGGG GCTGTCCAGATTATGAATGGGCTCTTCCACATTGCCCTGGGGGGTCTTCTGATGATCCCAGCAGGGATCTATGCACCCATCTGTGTGACTGTGTGGTACCCTCTCTGGGGAGGCATTATG TATATTATTTCCGGATCACTCCTGGCAGCAACGGAGAAAAACTCCAGGAAGTGTTTG GTCAAAGGAAAAATGATAATGAATTCATTGAGCCTCTTTGCTGCCATTTCTGGAATGATTCTTTCAATCATGGACatacttaatattaaaatttcccattttttaaaaatggagagtCTGAATTTTATTAGAGCTCATACACCATATATTAACATATACAACTGTGAACCAGCTAATCCCTCTGAGAAAAACTCTCCATCTACCCAATACTGTTACAGCATACAATCTCTGTTCTTG GAACTTGTAATAGCTGGCATTGTTGAGAATGAATGGAAAAGAACATGCTCCAGATCCAAATCT aacGTAGTTCTCCTGtcagctgaagaaaaaaaagaacagaccattgaaataaaagaagaagtgGTTGGGCTAACTGAAACATCTTCCCAACCAAAGAATGAAGAAGAcattgaaattattccaatccaagaagaggaagaagaagaaacagagacaaaCTTTCCAGAACCCCCCCAAGATCAGGAATCCTCACCAATAGAAAATGACAGCTCTCCTTAA